ACATTCACTCAACTTTGCTAAATCTTACCTCTGTTTCCTCTGAGAAGCAGACAAGCtatcttctttccttttgccCTTGTGAATCTCCTGAGTTTTCTTCAGGTTCTTTTGGCGGGCAAGTTCACGCTGGTTCCCACCTGCAACATAATATACAGTTTAACAAGTACTACCACTTGTTTTTCCACACAGTCTACCTGTGAAAAAATCTGTTATAAATGTGGTACAGTTTGGCACAATGTATAGAGCAAGTATGGTAATATCTTCTATCCCAGTGTCTTCTCCCAGTGTACACCAGGAGAAATTAAAGGCTCACAGTTCTTACTTTTTCAATTCTATACACTGTGTTCAAGAGTTGAACAAAATTCTAATATTCcttacagaaacaaaatgtagTGTGCCATAAAAGACTGAAGGAAAACCATCACACCAATAGGCTGGGCAAAATAATGTCAGTAACTCATCCACTCTCAAACAGATTCCAGCATTCAGCATAGcttacaaattaattttagacTGAAAGAACAGCATTGAAACTGATTACACTCAAATACTGTTGAAGAGGTAACCTCAAAATGCCTGGGCCAGCCTTAGCAACTGGGTGGCCTTACTTCCAACAAAAGTGAGAAGCGTAACATTACTTCTATGTGTATAAAGACCCACATCACTGTCAGTAGAGAGGACACATCTTCAGGGAACAGACAGCTTTCCCCACAACTGCCAACAAGACAAGGAATGCAATCTCTGTGATCACACAAAGTTCCTGAGGGCACTACATCAAACCTATCCATCTAAATACCCAGGGTCTTCCAGGCACTGGCCACAGACTGCAAACTCTTCTACATTAGCTGGCAATGTCTCCTCAGTATTCTCAGTATTCTCTTCTTTAGTTCTATTTTGCTCCAATCTGCCAGACCTGGTTCACTGGCTTGGTACTTCTTGCTCTACTTCTTTTGGACTGATAGTGTTCCAGATACGCTGTGCATAATAATTTATGCTTTTGAACTAACACGATCACATTATTTTATACTCAAAAATGACAATTCCATCTCTCCataatttcttttgtgtctCTTTCCAGTCTCTCTACAGTCTTAAAACTGTCTATGCCATCTTTCAGTCTTAAAGCCAAAGATCTCCATCTTCAGTGCCTGTAATTTCTGGTCTATGAAAGCATCTTAGGACCAGGTCAATTTTAAACAACAACCTACTGGTATGATCCACCACTTCGTACCCACACCACTTCTGAGCAGACAAAGGTACTCGCCATGTCAACAAGTAGACAAGAGCAAACCCTGCAGAAGCAGGAGTTTGTGCAATCTTCACAACAGCCTACGGACTACTTGGTAAGAGATGCCTGAAGATCAAGTAAAAACAGCCCTGTATaactgctgcttcccaagggcTTCTCCTGTCTTGGAAGATATTTTTTGTCAGTGACAGGACATTAAGTACCACCCTTTGGAAAAGCTTAGAAAACTTTGACTCATCACCCTCATTAGCATCCTGTCCCCAAAGTCCATCTATAAGAAGGGCAGCTGTTTGTTCAGAGACTGAAGCAAACAAGCTGTCTCTGGCAGTACTAGTGTTGATTAGAACTTGATGACTCATGAGCAGATGACACATTCCAGCCCATAAATGGTTCCTGAGTTTTGTGGTGCTCAGGAGGCAAGAACATTACATGAACGCCTGGGCAGCAATGAAAGAGCTTTATCTTCTTTTATCATGAAGAAAGCAGATAGGAAGTCAAAACAAACGCTGAAGTCAGAATTAACCTCCACCCCAAACCTCACATATTTCCTTATGAGCAGTCATTCTCCACGCTTAAGCTCTGGTTCTTCCTTGTTTCCCAAGCAAACACTGAGCACAGGCTCTGCAGTTTCCCCATACACACGGTGGGGTTTTAAATTTAGGAACAGAACTCAATTGTATCATTGAaaagcagctggcacagcaaagcagagacGGTAGAAAAACTAAGCAATACAGAATGCACACAAAGCATAGAGTACCAAACAACTGTCTAAAGAGAAACCCACTTTTAACATCAATGGTTCCAAGTGTGCTTTGCCAAAGATTATTTAGTACCATTACTTCACCATTACTGTGCTGAATAAGTATCCTTATCTTCAGGGGAACACTGGTGTTTTATCATATCAACCTAATCTTCCATGAAATTGTCCCAAGAGAATACAATTCAGCTTCCTGAAATTCACGCATGAACTGCCACAAAACTCTGCCACCAGTACACTTTTCCTCTTACACACTTTTATACATTCCTCCTCAAGCATCCCCATCCTGGCCTGCTTATGCAAGACATATCCCTTAGTTCAATCTGTCCTTGCTCTTTCAGCTCCAGGAGTAGAAAAACACcagcaaaacccccaaatgTGCCTCTTTATTATGTTCTGTGCACAAACTGTATACGTTCCAGGTCTTCAGCTGCACTTCAGCAGCAGTGTGCCTTCATAACTGTATTTTCGAGATGCATGTGAAAGCACGACCTCAATTAAACACAAGGTGTTTCTGTACTGCCAAACGTAACAGGCGGAAGGCACAGGAGCACTCCCAGCAGTCAGGGGAGCCGCACCATCCTGGTTCTCCGCCATTTTAGAGCGGCTGTACGAACACCGCTGTTCGTCAGCACTGAACACTGTGATGATTTACCGAGTGCTCTTGCCCTTTTAACAATAGCCTCAACAACGACAAGTTAAGCAGCACAGTAATCAGTGTTCAGCAATGATATAAAAGtcctttattttcagtctgGGCGGCAGGCGGGACTGAAATGGAGTGCTGTTTCAGCCCTTTATCATCATCACCTTGACTTCTCCCCCTGGTCCCGCCACCACTGCTCCGCCAGAAGCTGGAGGAGGAtgttttctcctccagcttcGGACGACGGCAGGACGTGGGAAAAAGCCTCCTCCGCACGCACTCACCACCGGGAAGATATCAAGACAAACGCGGCAGCGGCCTCACACAGCGGCCATCTCCCTGACCCTGGCCCAGGCATGACGACCCCCAGTCGGACTGCCCTCGGTGTCATGCCCATGCCTGGAACCGACGACGACGGCGGTCCAAGTCCCACCGTCCAGTCCGCTACCCGACAGGCCCTAGGTACCCCCGGTACTTACGGGTCATGGCGAGACGCTCAACCCGCGCAGCACTGCGACCGCCACTCCCTGAGCACCAACGCTCCCCTCCCACCGCCAGAGCCGTCTGAGGCACCGCCCACCGCCGCTGCCCCTCACAGCGCCTCGCTGGTTGCTGACGTCACGGCGCCGGCAGACCCAGCCCAATCAGCGAGACGTGCATCGCTGCCTGCCACCCGCGGGCGGGAGCCCTGTCAGGTTCTTGCGGTGTGTccgccccgggcccgggggTGAGGGAAAGGTGTGGGGGCTTTGGTGTAACAGCCTGGGCTCAGGGGCAAAGCGGGCGCCTGGAAAGCTGCTGAAAGCCGGCTGAACCGGGGGCTGCGcggctgaggagcagctggggcgTTACCGGCGGCCACGGCGCCGTTATTGGTTGCTTCTTACAGGCTGCCCCCTCGTGCCCCTCTCCCGGTCTGCGCACGCTGATGACGTCGCGGGGCGCGCCGCCGGGGCGGCACGCCGTGAGCCGGCCGGGCTCGCGGCATCACCGGGCAGCCGCCGCGCGCTGCTGACGCCGAGCTCGCGGGCCGGGGCGCGGGCGCGCGCCTCTCCCGGCGCGACCGCCATGTTCCGGCGGGCCCGTCTCACCGTGCGGCCCAATGTGCGACCCCCGGGCAGGGCCCCCGCTACCGGCTCTGGCGGGGTGGACCCGGAGCTGCCGGAACCCCCAGGTTCGGACACAACGCCGGCGGATAGAGCGGAGACTGCGGCGGGATCGGCGGACGCGCGGCGTGCAGAAAGGTGAGTGCCGCCCAGCTCGCCCTGGCAGAGCAATGTTGGGCCGCCAGCGGCATTGGGCCGCGGATCCCCGGGAGCAGGACGGGCCTGTGCAGGGCGGGACCCAGCTGGTCCGGGGGCGTAGCGATGGTTTTCTGTAGCGCTGCTTGTGTTGTCACCGTCTGGTTATCAGTGCTGTGACTGGAGGCTGGCTCGTCCTGAAGACCTCGTGAAAGACGCGTGCGATCTGGGTTGTCTGACAAGGACTTCTGGGTGTTCGACGCGTT
The genomic region above belongs to Sylvia atricapilla isolate bSylAtr1 chromosome Z, bSylAtr1.pri, whole genome shotgun sequence and contains:
- the SERF1A gene encoding small EDRK-rich factor 1 isoform X2, producing MTRGNQRELARQKNLKKTQEIHKGKRKEDSLSASQRKQRDSEIMQQKQKAANERKSLQAGAK